One window of the Halobacillus litoralis genome contains the following:
- a CDS encoding asparagine synthase-related protein, translating to MKISINKTTGKWDADVKPSYIIDVTNNDSTLLLYGKPLLLDSSAFSPEKFSKLRNIKFTDLIPRLTGDCFFLETKNGEIINFAVDFYGHCRMYMNEISEDIFISNDLYSLPQQTDPDLDWFQIFYFLNWDHTWCGGTFYKKIHLLTPTKVYKLINNEVIEGYLKMPKPRYKNIKDAITEVLFALSGEGKAPLMMLSGGLDSMHIASIAKNNEVNLHYVTGEIKDLVLDDNLKDQSGVQKIAELYNLDINYIEVKIKDFYDKWQGKLDDLLPFEYKDGRLWIYMASYAQENGYEILMSGQNADAIYNYSYTNDTSIKEVFKMLIKSYFKPGKMTFSERLQKTGLNEYIMRLFSTDKILQKVLDHNHYSKFFKLIWKSINKDLPLTRENYIAHYAVKGNGYPKTIGLFVSEAANENGKKFYTEKLTSEFEKLIALYDKKTYKTGRELLLMSKLSGYCQGEDQRAITEACRLNGISSFQIYTSAPVLPQYNNLRLGIKDIFRPKYKTYREVNENGLMQERKSINKETNSKNTVNASQVWQIIYNILDHKLDFTECIIYATKAMDESGMVDIEELNSVMEKDIGIKMRVAWFGLSLKKMGNTC from the coding sequence TAAGTTAAGAAACATCAAGTTTACCGACCTGATCCCTCGATTGACAGGTGATTGCTTTTTTTTAGAAACAAAAAACGGGGAAATCATTAATTTTGCAGTGGATTTTTATGGCCATTGTCGGATGTATATGAATGAAATTTCGGAGGATATTTTCATTAGTAACGACTTATATTCACTACCACAGCAAACAGATCCAGATTTAGATTGGTTTCAAATCTTTTATTTCCTGAACTGGGATCACACGTGGTGTGGTGGAACGTTTTATAAGAAGATTCATTTATTAACGCCTACTAAAGTATATAAGCTCATAAATAATGAGGTAATTGAAGGTTATTTGAAGATGCCAAAACCGAGATATAAAAACATAAAAGATGCTATCACTGAGGTTTTATTTGCCCTTTCAGGTGAGGGGAAAGCGCCATTGATGATGCTCTCTGGAGGACTTGACTCTATGCATATTGCTAGTATTGCGAAGAACAATGAAGTGAATCTCCACTATGTAACAGGTGAAATTAAAGATTTAGTGCTCGATGATAACTTAAAAGATCAATCAGGAGTTCAAAAAATTGCTGAACTGTACAATTTAGACATCAATTATATAGAAGTTAAGATAAAGGATTTCTACGATAAGTGGCAAGGAAAACTCGATGATCTACTTCCATTCGAGTATAAAGATGGTAGACTATGGATTTATATGGCTTCTTATGCACAAGAAAACGGATATGAGATTCTTATGAGCGGGCAAAATGCGGATGCAATCTATAATTATAGTTATACAAATGATACTTCAATAAAAGAAGTATTTAAAATGTTGATAAAGTCCTATTTTAAACCTGGAAAGATGACTTTCTCCGAACGCTTACAAAAAACAGGCTTAAATGAATATATCATGCGTCTATTCAGTACAGATAAAATTCTTCAAAAGGTGTTAGATCACAATCATTACTCTAAATTTTTCAAGCTTATATGGAAAAGTATTAACAAGGATTTGCCTCTTACAAGGGAGAACTACATTGCTCACTATGCTGTTAAAGGAAATGGATACCCAAAAACTATTGGTTTATTTGTATCAGAAGCTGCGAATGAAAATGGAAAAAAGTTCTACACAGAAAAGTTAACAAGTGAATTTGAAAAGCTTATCGCACTATATGATAAAAAAACTTATAAAACAGGTCGGGAATTATTGTTGATGTCAAAATTATCAGGTTATTGTCAAGGTGAAGATCAGCGTGCAATAACAGAAGCTTGCAGACTAAACGGGATCAGTAGTTTCCAAATATATACAAGCGCCCCGGTCCTTCCTCAATATAATAACTTACGGCTTGGTATTAAGGATATATTTCGGCCTAAATATAAAACCTATAGAGAAGTAAACGAAAATGGTTTAATGCAAGAAAGGAAATCAATAAATAAAGAAACGAATTCAAAGAACACGGTCAATGCTTCTCAAGTTTGGCAAATCATTTACAACATACTTGATCACAAACTTGACTTTACTGAATGTATTATATATGCGACAAAGGCAATGGATGAATCTGGTATGGTTGATATTGAAGAATTGAATAGCGTTATGGAAAAAGATATTGGAATAAAAATGAGAGTGGCGTGGTTTGGCTTATCGCTTAAGAAGATGGGAAACACTTGTTAG
- a CDS encoding general stress protein produces MQPNYQIFGDDEQMGESIDRIKEHGVDEDNIYILSHDNDHVRRAKRQTDANKIGVSETGLGTATKNIFRGKDDKLISKMKEIGFEQSKAKEIHKELEKGKTLLVVANEEDIKF; encoded by the coding sequence TTGCAACCGAACTATCAAATTTTTGGTGATGATGAACAAATGGGTGAATCTATCGACAGAATTAAAGAACATGGAGTAGATGAAGATAATATTTACATTCTTTCACATGACAATGACCACGTCAGACGTGCGAAAAGACAGACAGATGCCAACAAGATCGGTGTAAGTGAAACTGGACTCGGTACAGCGACAAAGAATATTTTCCGTGGGAAAGACGATAAGTTGATTTCCAAGATGAAAGAAATCGGGTTCGAACAATCCAAGGCTAAGGAGATACACAAAGAATTAGAGAAGGGTAAAACATTATTGGTCGTAGCAAATGAAGAAGACATCAAATTTTAA
- a CDS encoding DegV family protein, whose protein sequence is MRKIILSTESGADLPGDLAEKYGIQVVPMHIIMDGKDYLDGSLPVQDIYDYYERTKKIPSTTSTNAHEYQEFFATIRENYPDCFIIHIGYTSKASSSFQNAVIAAEEFEDIFLIDALNVTGGLAAIVLYAAELLEKDPSIEPERLIEKIEAIVPKARLAFIPGSLEFLKAGGRVSNMASLIGALLKIKPCIELKDGKLMPTKKYRGKMGGAAEKLLRDYLTEFDINREQVYFIYSIGLDEKIKQRMDELAEENGFRNIRWIQAGGMISTHSGAGGFGVAGLEH, encoded by the coding sequence ATGCGAAAGATAATCTTATCGACCGAAAGCGGCGCCGACTTACCGGGTGATCTAGCTGAAAAGTACGGTATTCAAGTAGTTCCCATGCACATTATTATGGATGGGAAGGATTATTTAGACGGTTCTTTGCCGGTCCAGGATATTTATGACTATTACGAACGTACGAAGAAAATACCTTCCACCACCTCCACAAACGCTCATGAGTATCAAGAATTTTTTGCAACTATAAGAGAGAATTATCCAGATTGCTTCATTATACATATTGGTTATACATCAAAAGCGTCTTCTTCTTTTCAAAATGCTGTCATTGCTGCGGAAGAGTTTGAAGATATTTTTCTCATAGATGCTCTGAATGTTACTGGAGGGTTAGCTGCGATTGTATTGTATGCTGCTGAGTTATTAGAAAAAGATCCGAGCATTGAACCGGAACGATTAATTGAAAAAATAGAGGCAATCGTTCCTAAAGCAAGGCTGGCTTTCATCCCAGGCAGCCTGGAGTTTCTTAAAGCTGGAGGACGAGTAAGCAATATGGCCTCTCTGATTGGAGCTCTGTTGAAAATAAAGCCATGCATAGAGTTGAAGGATGGAAAGCTTATGCCTACAAAGAAGTATCGCGGGAAAATGGGTGGAGCTGCTGAAAAACTTTTGAGGGATTACTTAACTGAATTCGACATCAATAGAGAGCAGGTTTATTTTATCTACTCCATCGGACTTGATGAAAAGATCAAACAGCGGATGGATGAGCTTGCTGAAGAAAATGGATTCCGAAATATTAGATGGATTCAAGCGGGCGGTATGATTTCGACGCATTCTGGAGCCGGGGGTTTCGGGGTAGCAGGGTTAGAGCACTAG
- a CDS encoding SDR family oxidoreductase yields MSKTIFITGAGSGLGKGTAIGLAKKGHHVIAAVEIISQITSLREAASEAGVELEVIKLDIKNQRDQQLIHDYNYDIFIANAAIGEGGPIAEIPVDRVRDIFETNVFCTLENAQIAAKKFVEKKAGKIVFMSSIAGVVGMPYLGPYVASKHALEAVAKTMKAELEEFNVQVATINPGPFETGFNDRMFEEKHKWYDENKNFTPRESIAETEKILDDQYDPQEMIDKMVEVIESDHHAFRTAYPQDAEDMMKDEEKKNWEAKI; encoded by the coding sequence ATGAGTAAAACGATCTTTATCACTGGTGCAGGCAGCGGTTTAGGAAAAGGCACAGCAATCGGATTAGCCAAAAAAGGCCATCACGTGATTGCGGCAGTTGAGATCATCTCCCAAATCACTAGTTTAAGAGAAGCAGCTTCAGAAGCTGGAGTAGAATTAGAAGTAATTAAATTAGACATTAAAAATCAGCGGGACCAGCAGTTAATTCATGACTATAATTATGATATTTTCATAGCCAATGCAGCTATTGGAGAAGGCGGTCCCATTGCGGAGATTCCAGTCGACCGCGTCCGGGATATATTTGAAACAAACGTATTTTGCACTCTGGAAAATGCTCAAATAGCAGCTAAGAAGTTCGTAGAAAAGAAAGCAGGGAAAATTGTATTTATGAGTTCCATTGCCGGTGTTGTCGGCATGCCGTACCTTGGGCCTTATGTAGCATCCAAGCATGCACTGGAAGCGGTAGCGAAGACAATGAAAGCCGAACTTGAAGAGTTTAATGTCCAGGTAGCTACTATTAACCCTGGACCATTCGAAACCGGCTTTAACGACCGTATGTTTGAAGAAAAGCATAAATGGTACGATGAAAATAAAAACTTCACACCAAGAGAGTCGATTGCTGAAACGGAGAAAATTTTAGACGATCAATATGATCCGCAGGAAATGATCGATAAAATGGTAGAAGTGATTGAATCTGACCATCATGCTTTCCGGACAGCATACCCTCAGGACGCAGAAGATATGATGAAAGATGAAGAAAAGAAAAATTGGGAAGCGAAAATATAA
- a CDS encoding UPF0158 family protein gives MRKAMKVKLDKVVELLEMDNPEWAIYFDKQTYEFVTFSQESARAAEADEPYDHLPEWQRNERKAADMVMDDVSDRFIHLSEEEDVDEYRMIEEFSYSIKDELQRGSLLKAIRGRGAFRRFRKNIEAWGLLYDWYDFREKGYKQAAREWCERNDIAI, from the coding sequence GTGAGAAAAGCTATGAAAGTAAAGCTGGATAAAGTAGTCGAACTCTTAGAAATGGATAACCCTGAATGGGCTATATATTTTGATAAACAGACCTATGAATTTGTTACCTTCAGTCAGGAAAGCGCTCGTGCCGCAGAGGCTGACGAACCGTATGATCATTTACCAGAATGGCAGAGAAATGAGCGAAAAGCAGCAGATATGGTCATGGACGATGTATCAGACCGCTTCATCCACTTGTCAGAAGAGGAGGATGTGGATGAATATAGGATGATCGAAGAATTTTCTTATTCGATAAAGGATGAATTGCAGAGGGGAAGCCTGTTAAAAGCTATCCGCGGACGCGGGGCCTTTCGTCGTTTCAGGAAGAATATTGAGGCCTGGGGGCTGCTTTACGATTGGTATGATTTTCGGGAAAAAGGATATAAGCAAGCGGCCAGAGAATGGTGTGAAAGAAATGATATTGCCATATGA
- a CDS encoding YecA family protein, with translation MNEKQLEKNLRKGWEREQEMQRNREEKFWNHPDNSDKLETVLMRLTKNELDEIRKKFDFPGLSSLNKRQLVQELLKLLPEHFYRSVYLLDQERYKLVKWIVKQGHVSGRTYNYYQASSLVAYSLAFPAMNEGNRVLILPEELIQAFHQLKGQKLEQIVKENTEWIQLTRGMLHYYGYLNHRDLLSLLEKYTDTEVESLRYFRVISAYQSLHGGIVSVNDGYADLEVDDFTVLKEEQKKRSELSFYPFTKKQLLQTGAGRIGPSEAMEPFLQVMRANYDIKGEEREEIAGLYESMIKEDYSMKELLEDVQEMFEIPSVEVLKEMTDSLIFANNHTRLWMLKGYKPTELSRGNKSEAADEKKSNILPFQQPKKIGRNNPCPCGSGKKYKKCCGK, from the coding sequence GTGAACGAGAAACAATTGGAGAAAAACTTAAGGAAGGGCTGGGAACGTGAACAGGAGATGCAAAGAAATCGGGAGGAGAAATTCTGGAATCATCCAGACAATTCGGACAAACTGGAGACTGTTTTAATGCGACTCACCAAGAATGAGCTTGATGAGATCAGAAAGAAGTTTGATTTCCCTGGACTCAGTTCGTTGAATAAAAGGCAGTTAGTTCAGGAACTCCTCAAATTACTTCCCGAGCACTTCTATCGTTCTGTTTATTTACTGGATCAGGAGCGTTATAAGCTTGTAAAATGGATTGTGAAGCAAGGGCATGTAAGTGGACGAACCTATAATTACTATCAAGCCAGCAGCCTGGTAGCCTACAGTCTCGCTTTTCCTGCGATGAACGAGGGAAACAGGGTACTGATTCTGCCGGAGGAATTGATTCAGGCTTTTCATCAGCTTAAAGGGCAGAAGCTGGAGCAAATCGTGAAGGAGAATACCGAATGGATTCAGCTCACCAGAGGGATGTTGCATTATTATGGTTACCTGAATCATAGGGATCTCCTTTCCTTGCTGGAAAAATATACCGATACAGAGGTTGAGAGTCTCCGCTATTTTCGCGTCATAAGTGCATATCAGAGCCTCCACGGAGGTATTGTCAGCGTAAATGACGGCTATGCCGATTTAGAGGTCGATGATTTTACTGTGTTAAAAGAAGAACAAAAAAAACGTTCGGAACTTTCCTTTTATCCTTTTACGAAAAAACAGCTGTTACAGACAGGGGCTGGTAGGATAGGCCCTTCAGAAGCTATGGAGCCCTTTCTTCAAGTTATGCGGGCGAATTATGATATAAAGGGAGAAGAACGGGAGGAAATCGCCGGTTTATATGAAAGCATGATTAAGGAAGACTATAGCATGAAGGAGCTGTTGGAAGATGTACAGGAAATGTTTGAAATTCCATCAGTTGAAGTCTTAAAAGAAATGACAGATTCTCTTATTTTCGCAAATAATCATACTCGGCTTTGGATGCTAAAAGGTTATAAACCAACTGAACTCTCAAGGGGAAACAAGTCCGAAGCTGCTGATGAAAAGAAAAGTAACATTCTTCCATTTCAACAGCCGAAAAAAATCGGGCGGAATAATCCCTGTCCTTGCGGAAGTGGGAAAAAATATAAAAAATGCTGTGGAAAATAA
- a CDS encoding DUF421 domain-containing protein — MDFFQAQHSLTTIEWILRSAVAYLFLVAVARMFGQRAISQLRLIDFVLALIIGNIIANPLADHEVSLNGSLITTLALVLFYIGTTYGTLKWNTFNKLVTGSPIPVIRNGEIIYNGMKKARIPMDLLLEELRRLQVKSVENIGLATWEASGQLSVFLKPEFEPVTAGALQLTVQPFDLPRTIIKEGKLLKEELLAVGKREGWVKAELNARFHTELEDVLLATIDGKDQLQVFYYR, encoded by the coding sequence ATGGATTTCTTTCAAGCCCAGCACAGCCTGACGACCATCGAATGGATACTCAGATCCGCTGTCGCCTATCTTTTTCTAGTGGCGGTCGCCCGCATGTTCGGCCAGCGAGCCATTTCCCAATTAAGGCTTATCGACTTTGTCCTGGCGCTAATTATTGGTAACATTATCGCCAACCCCCTGGCGGACCACGAAGTCAGCTTAAATGGCTCACTTATTACCACCCTCGCCCTCGTCCTTTTTTACATTGGAACAACCTATGGAACGTTAAAATGGAACACCTTCAACAAGCTTGTCACCGGCTCACCGATTCCCGTCATCCGAAACGGGGAGATTATTTATAATGGAATGAAAAAGGCCCGGATACCGATGGATCTCCTTTTAGAAGAACTGCGGAGGCTCCAGGTCAAATCGGTCGAAAACATCGGACTGGCTACATGGGAAGCCAGTGGCCAACTTTCCGTTTTCCTTAAACCTGAATTTGAACCCGTTACGGCAGGGGCCCTCCAGCTGACCGTACAACCATTTGATCTGCCACGAACGATCATTAAAGAAGGAAAGCTTTTAAAGGAAGAGCTGTTGGCGGTAGGTAAAAGGGAGGGCTGGGTAAAAGCGGAGTTGAACGCACGGTTCCATACCGAGTTGGAAGATGTGCTGCTCGCTACGATTGATGGGAAAGATCAGCTGCAGGTTTTTTATTATCGTTAG